The sequence TTACGTATTTGGTAAATTAAATGTTTTCGTATATGAAACTGATCTTTTTGGTgtatacaaatatatgaaatCGATTTTAACGTAAACAATTTAactaaatttctaaataaatcATTCTTATAAAATATAGGTACACTAGTAAATATTCATCATGTTGTTTTGTTGGtaaaatatattcttttttttgtcggcTGTTggtaaaatatattcatttggcaaaaagtataatttatcATACATTTTTACATGTCCCAGTCAATAACAAACTCGAATAGTAATGTAATTTCTCGATCAATGTTAGTAACCATCCGTTCAAATTAAACAcgatacatttttgaaaaacCAAGACACGTGATCATCCAAGAATAGTAGTGATATCTCTTACTTAAAGATTTGATCTATAGATTCTTtaataggatatatatatatatatgcttagaCCTAGAAGAAACACAAGACAAAACCTAGAGTGTAAGTAGGCTATAAATTGTATACCAAAGTTGTTCTAAAATCGGAATAAACAGGTTCATTATTTGAAGATCAAGTCAAGCCCATCAATTTGGTTTTGAAACATTTTCTGTCAAAATGGACAAGACATCACTCCCTTCGTGTCTTTCGTATTAGAACCAACCATCTaaaatctcttcttcttttttctactatcgtttttatttcattttcagCTTTTTGTCTGCTATTTGATTTCTTTCCTTGGAGTATCTATTTACATAGTTGCCGAATCATATGGAATTAATAATTAGATGAATAAAGAGGATCGGTATAAAGAAGTTCTACCGCACACTGTAAAAGCAAAAAGACTGATTGTTGCTGAAATATAGCATTCACGTGTTAACCACTTTCTATCAAATcgaaaaatgtaaatatatcaACTAACATGATGTTTCTTTGGACTTTGCTAAGGACTACCAGATTTTTAGTAATACAAAtgtaaccaaaagaaaaaaagaggacGACTTGAGAACTTAGATTTCAGTAAAAAAATTCTGCAGAACAATGCAATAATACTAACTTTTTTTATTGGAAATTTtccttatttttatttgatttaaaacGTATTATTCCAAAATTTTCCATAAGACAAAATTGTggtctattttattaatttttatttttctttattttttccttatatttatttgatttaacacatattatttttgaagtttcttaGGCTGTAAatagtttcaactttcaagtatatatatacttgGTTAAGTAGTAATAAGTTAATCAACTAGACAAATCAAGACATATAGCCAGCCTATTAATTGGATTGTTTTAGTATTGTGTTGTTTCACCACTGGAATTAAAATTCACATAATTAATGTTCTTGCCAAAGAACTAGAAAAAATGAAATGCCATTCAAGATAAAATACATTACTTAcatgtaactaaaacataaaatgcttaaatatatttatgtgaTTTAAGACATATTATTCCAAAGTTTCGTATAAGACAAAGATCTGgtctattttatttatttatttagttttttcctTAGTTTTTCCTTATATTCATTTGATTTAACACATATTATTTCGAAGTTTCTTAGGCTGTAAatagtttcaactttcaagtaTGTACATAATTTGTTAAGGAATAATAAGAAGTTAATCAACTATACAAATCAAGACATATATCATATTAGTTAGATTGTGTACTGTGTTGTTTCACCATTGGAAATTAAATTCACATAATTCATGTTCTTGCGAAAATGAAAATGTCATTAAAGATAAATTACATTACATGTCAAAGCAATGAATACATGTAACTAAAAGACAAAAtgcttaaatatatttatttgatttaagaCGTAATATTTCAAAGTTTCGTATTAGACAAAAATATGgtctatatttatttaatttaacacATATTATTTTGATGTTTTTAGGCTGTAAatagtttcaactttcaagtaTATATGTACTTGGTTAAGGAGTAATAAGAAGTTAATCAACAAGACACATCAAGACATATAGCCTATTAACTGGATTGTGTTAGTATTTTGTTGTTTCACCATTGGAATTTAAATTCACATAATTTAGGTTCTTACCAAAGAACTAGAACTTGAGAAAATGAAATGTCATTAAAGATAAAATGCATTACATTTAAAAGCAATGAATATTGAATAcatgtataaaacaaaaaaaatacttaaatatatttttattaatagctTGACGAAACAGAAACATGGTCAGAGAGACCTCTAAGGATGTTCACCAATGCTCACCATTGTTGCTGATTCAGATCCAAGCCCCCAACGTTCTGATTCATATTACTTTGAATCTGCTGTTGACGAATCATATCGCAAAATGCGGTTGAAGAAGAACCCAACTCAACTATAGGCATGGCAACAGATGTTGAAGCAACAACATGAACAGATGAAGAAGACGCTCCGTCGTTCTTACTAAGAATCTCAATCCTACGATTAAGATTTCTTAGGTACTGCTCAATGACATTACCACAACCACCAAGATCATTTTTCTCAATACGAGATGGTGAAGTCTTGCCACTAAGACAATCAAACATTACCTCTTTCATCTCCAACTCTTTGTTCTCTTTGGTCAGCTTCTTACATGTCTCAGATGCTTTGGAGATACTCTGTTTAAGATAAGACTCTTGGTTCAGCATCTTCTTGGTCCTGTCCATCACCGGCAACCTCTGCAACTGGGACAGAACATTGTCCATATCTTCTCTCGATGGCCACACCTCCGGGGTCAAGTCGTATGGACTGTCGATGATTACACCAACTGGGACGCCACAGAGAGTTGCTAACTCGTTGGCTTTCTTCAAGATacctctctttcttttcttgtaTGTTGCTTTCCTTGAGGACTCATTTTCTATGAAAGCCATCTTCACCTTTTGTCTTGTCATGATtaactctttgtttttttcttttttcttgtgtatattataatttgataacaatggagtattgtttatatatacatatcaatgtttgaattattttaaatggATGTATATTATCTAAATCTAAACATATTTATCTACATATGAATATCATACCATTTCAGGGATATTATATCTGAATGCAAATTTTGTTTGGAGGAAGTCATTCAGTTTTGGAGTATAGTTACATTTTCATAGCCAAACTTTCATGATAAGGACCAATACTTGTATTAACAAGTATCTGGTTATGAATTATGACTGGCAAGTGGATGcagttaaaattatttttcataatttaggagaaatatgatttagaaatatttagaacatatctatatctatatttttgtaagaatatattatatataaaatatgcatACATATAGcagaaataaaaattattagatATTATCAATTATAAACAGTAAGAAAAtcgaataatatttttatatcagaTTTAGAAGTTCatgaaaataaaagttaaaataaagtaaaaagtgagtagaaaaaaacaataaaaataattttattattcaaatctataattttgcttttatcaatttaaaatatgtcGAAGTTAGTGTAGTACAGTAATCAAAATAATGAAGTGGTTATGAAAatgaaaagagtttttttttatgatccGGATATCCAAACACCTTACGGAATCTGACTAGTGCTTAATGACATCGCCGCCGAAGGCATCCCAGAGGGCCGCCAATTTTACCCCATGTTAATTGACGGTGACCACACGCGGGGTTAATACTTTTccttattttaagttttattttttttttaaattttttttatgatacTTACACATTTGTATCTAgcaaaataaaaacttattggACAACAAGAATGTCAGaaacttaattaaaaatacGTCAAAAAATTTTAacgattaaaatatatattttagattttattctGCTTTCGAATCAAAATAagtcaatttaaaaataattatgtgtaattttttattactatttaaaatcaataaaaacaatacaaacaaaaatattatatttaaatccacaaatttatataaactttaagatagaaaaatagaagacaCCTGTAGACATTTAGCTATGATTggataaaatgcaaaaaaactataataataattaacattcaaaacaaatgaaaatataattttaaaattacatatattagttcttaatttatatgtatgttaataaaattatttaaacacAGCTTCTAACTTTGAAAATGctgaaaaaacaaatatgaaagaAATGTAAATCGATGAATTTaacaagaaaatatatagataataactaattaaaaaataagaagataTTTTGATATCTAATAGCTATAAATATGTTTAGTATAGAAATCTAGAAAAATATGGTAGATAGTCttgaataaaaactaaaataggaAGGGATTTTTTTcctaataaaaagataattaaaataataacaaaaggAAACATTTAGACCAATTCCTTGACTTGAataagtttttaattaaaaaaaaaacttatttgttaTGATTAAAGAGCCCACATATGGGTCTTAGACCCAATTTACAAAAGCCCAATTCAAATAAACCTCATAATTTGATCATTGATTTCGATTCCTATCTCGCCGCACTTTTCTCTTGTATGTCGCAGTTCGCTTTTCCATCATCGCCGGTGAGTTTTCGAATCAAAATAAGTCAACTTAAAAGTAATtatgtataaatttttattactatttaaaattagtgaaaaagaatacaaacaaaaatattatatttagatccacaaatttatgtaaattttaaGATAGAAAATAGAAGACATGTCTATACATTTAGCTATGATTGGATAAAAtgcagaaaataataataattaacattcaaaacaaatgaaaatataattttaaaattatatatattagttctatttcattatatgtataattgatatgtatattaataaaattatttaaacacATCTGCTAACTTTGAAAAATgctgaaaaataaatatgaaagaaaTATAAATCATCTATGAATTATAATAactaattcaaaaataagaagatATTTTGATATGTAATAGCTATAAATATGTTTAGTATAGAAATCTAGAAAAATATGGTAGATAATCTTGAATTAAAGTTAAAATAGGAATGGATTTTATTCCTAATCAATACAATGTTTCTTGTCTtacaaatatgtattaaaataataacaaaaaaaaaaccatttttaaaataaaataacttattATGAGCCCACCTAGTGGTTCTAAGCCCAGTTTCAAATAAAGCCCAATTCTAATTAAAGCCCAATTCTAAATAAAGCCCCATAATTTAATAATTGATTTCCATTCCCAATCTCGCCGCTTCTTCTCTGTAGCAGTTCGCTTCTCCATCATCGCCGGTGAGGTTTTGAAATTTTCTGATTGCTTTATTCCGTTCCGTTGATATCATTCTTACTAAGTTTCCAGACGATCAAATCAAGCCTTTACAGTTTTAGAGTTATAGTCCTCAAACATCTTGGTGTCCACCAGGTGTTCGATCAAATGTCTGAGAGAAATCAATATCAGAGATTATACTTTGTTTCTTCTGGATTTGATTGGTAGTCTATTGAAACTATCGAACTTTTGAGGGAAACTGAGATGTATATTCACTCTTTGTGATTAGTAATCTCTTTGCTAATTGtgagttttaatttaaaaatgtttctttttttttgtttttcttattatcTTATAGTTAATCTCTCTGTTTGGTGTTGTGTATGAGTGCTTCATAGCTTGgcgttgtgtttttttttttcatttggtgGGTTTGTAAAGCtgatgtaagtttttttttgtttccttcagGAGAAAGACATGAAAGTCAAGATCTTGCGTATCCTTCTACTTCATTTTCTCTGCATATCATGCATCCAAAGCTTTGATgtttaaaacatgatttttttaaaagatgcagCTTAGGTTTCATGATTCATGAGATCTAAAGCTATTCTCTTTTCATGAAACTCAGTTTTGATTAACTGATTTTGATGAGTTTCTAATAGATTTTTTCGGTGAGGATTCTTGTTATTAACTCTCAACTAGTTCATATAGGGTAGGCGAAGATTAGCTCAGAGTTTCTTAATTTTAGGATTTTATTTTCAAAGAACTGTTTCTTCCTTGACTCTAAGTGCTACAATGTCTCctgacttaaaaaaaaaaaacagagtaagtTTCTTTGTCCCATTACTACGTTTATTATATGCATTCTCGATTCCAGTACATGAACTCTTACATTGTAGGTGGCATGCGGTTGCGTCATGGACATGGGATGCTCAAGATGAGACATGTGGGATATGTCGTATGCCATTTGACGGTTGTTGTCCAGACTGCAAACTCCCTGGAGACGATTGCCCTCTAAGTAAGTTCCTCTCTTTgtctatttcaaaattaaaacccCTGCCTTAAATATTCTTACGCCTTGATCATTATGGTTATTGAGCAGTTTGGGGAGCTTGCAACCATTCGTTTCATCTTCATTGTATACTGAAATGGGTTAACTCACAGACGAGTCAAGCTCATTGCCCCATGTGTCGTAGAGAATGGCAATTCAAAGAGTAATAAGGAGTGAAGAGAGACCCTTTGTGTTGTGCCTTGATTAAATGTCTAGGTTTCCATCATTGTTGGATCATTGTTCCGAATTTTGTACGACCCTTGATGGATTGTTAATGGATGAAAAAATTACATCTAGACATACTTTTTCATTGTCAACTTACATCTAGACATACTTTGAGCATGTGCCATACTTTCTCTTGACAAAATATCTAAAAAGCCCTTTacatctttattttgttttctctctACATTTCTTCTCTCCCACATATCTCCTTCGTCAAACACCATATCTCTTTTTCAAATT comes from Brassica rapa cultivar Chiifu-401-42 chromosome A02, CAAS_Brap_v3.01, whole genome shotgun sequence and encodes:
- the LOC103854696 gene encoding agamous-like MADS-box protein AGL80, coding for MTRQKVKMAFIENESSRKATYKKRKRGILKKANELATLCGVPVGVIIDSPYDLTPEVWPSREDMDNVLSQLQRLPVMDRTKKMLNQESYLKQSISKASETCKKLTKENKELEMKEVMFDCLSGKTSPSRIEKNDLGGCGNVIEQYLRNLNRRIEILSKNDGASSSSVHVVASTSVAMPIVELGSSSTAFCDMIRQQQIQSNMNQNVGGLDLNQQQW
- the LOC103854697 gene encoding anaphase-promoting complex subunit 11: IKPHNLIIDFHSQSRRFFSVAVRFSIIAGERHESQDLAWHAVASWTWDAQDETCGICRMPFDGCCPDCKLPGDDCPLIWGACNHSFHLHCILKWVNSQTSQAHCPMCRREWQVRYVLITLGFMVVLV